The Paramisgurnus dabryanus chromosome 3, PD_genome_1.1, whole genome shotgun sequence genome includes a window with the following:
- the LOC135761059 gene encoding uncharacterized protein, producing the protein MATGTIGSLAAFDAKAQTWEEYSEILEQFFVANEIEDEGKQRAILISVVGPQTYSTMRNLLSPIKPSEKTYQELITLLKNHFNPQPSEIVQRFKFDSRTKKPTETVTEYVAELRRLAQDCNYGTTLDQMLRDRLVCGIEEDRIQRRLLSEPNLTFETAFKIALASEAANKNVLDLQSKSNMQTCNSVRFKARKPSHEIREEPGEQKEAKACYRCHGKSHMPNECRF; encoded by the coding sequence ATGGCTACAGGAACGATTGGCTCACTAGCAGCATTTGATGCAAAGGCTCAAACTTGGGAAGAGTATTCAGAAATACTGGAGCAATTTTTCGTGGCTAATGAAATCGAGGACGAGGGTAAGCAAAGAGCTATTCTTATAAGTGTGGTGGGACCGCAAACTTATAGTACAATGAGAAATCTCCTCAGTCCAATTAAACCAAGTGAAAAGACTTATCAAGAGTTAATAACATTGCTAAAGAATCATTTCAATCCACAACCAAGTGAGATTGTACAGAGATTTAAATTTGATTCAAGAACAAAGAAGCCAACAGAGACTGTAACTGAGTATGTGGCCGAGTTACGACGATTAGCACAAGATTGTAATTATGGCACAACATTGGATCAAATGCTAAGAGACCGCCTTGTTTGTGGCATAGAGGAGGATCGAATTCAAAGACGATTGCTTTCAGAGCCTAATCTAACATTTGAGACTGCTTTTAAAATTGCATTAGCCTCCGAAGCAGCTAACAAAAATGTGCTAGATTTACAAAGTAAATCCAACATGCAAACATGTAACAGCGTCCGGTTTAAGGCAAGGAAACCAAGTCATGAAATAAGAGAGGAGCCAGGCGAACAAAAAGAAGCTAAAGCATGCTACAGGTGCCATGGAAAAAGTCACATGCCCAATGAATGTAGATTTTAA